One region of Leptospira bandrabouensis genomic DNA includes:
- the rpmB gene encoding 50S ribosomal protein L28 yields MARTCVVTGKGTTAGNNVSHSHKKNRRIWKVNVITKKIFLEDENRWVRVKISTRALRTLRKKGLKVAIKDHGGDISAITPKKYVGITPKAQPAA; encoded by the coding sequence ATGGCTAGAACATGTGTAGTAACCGGAAAAGGAACAACGGCAGGGAACAACGTATCCCATTCTCATAAAAAGAATCGCCGTATCTGGAAGGTGAATGTAATCACAAAGAAAATCTTTTTGGAAGATGAGAACCGTTGGGTTCGCGTTAAGATTTCTACACGTGCTTTAAGAACCCTTCGTAAAAAAGGTTTGAAAGTGGCTATCAAAGACCACGGCGGCGATATTTCTGCCATCACTCCAAAAAAATACGTTGGAATCACTCCCAAAGCACAACCAGCAGCTTAA